From Pseudodesulfovibrio nedwellii:
GCCAAGCGACATATCCCTGAAGGTGTGTTGTTTGATGCCATTTCCGAAACTTCCTGGTGTTTGCCGGATGCCGTGCAGTTGTTGACACCCTGTACCATCGGCAACGGCTGGCTGCGGGTTCGGAATACCGGCGTGTATGCAGTTTCATTATTTGATAAGTTCACTGGCGAAGGCGTTAGGGTACGACTTGACCCGAGTAAGCTGACATGTTTCCCACACACCTTGTGCTGGTTGATGAAAACCAAGCCCAAGCAGGACCAGAATTCCAAGGAATTGCGGCGGGAAATTCGTGATCATGGTCTAGAGATGTTGTCGGTCGAAAACGTGTTGATCAAGCCGGACGTTGTTGCCAAACGGAGCAAGGGTACCATTGTCCTTTGTCCGATTTGTGGTGATGCCTATCCTGAATTTCATGGTGCGATTTGTCGTTCCTGCTCCGGGGATTCTCCGTATGTTGGTGACAGAAGTCTGCCGGTTGCCACTGACATCGAAACAGCCATTCCTTCAACTCCGCTTGAAGAAAGCGTTGGCAAGACTATCGCGCACGATATGACGCGCATTGTCCCCGGCGAATCCAAGGGTGTTGAATTTTCCCGTGGCCATGTGGTCACTGCTGGGGATGTCTGCCGGTTGCAGCAGATGGGGCGTTTTAATTTGTATGTGGATCAGGAGGCGCCGACAGGTTTTATTCATGAAGATGATGCGGCCAGGGCCTTTGCAAAGGCAATGTGCGGCGATGGTGTCGTGGCCGAAGGTGATCCCCGTGAAGGGCGGGTGAACCTGCTGGCTAAACGGGACGGAATGCTCGTGGTGAACGAACCCTTGCTGACAGCTTTCAATTCGTTGGGCAGTGTTATGGCCGCCAGTCGTCACGGTTACAGTTTGGTCCGCAAGGGCAGAAGGGCTGCCGCCACCAGAGCTATCCCTCTTTTTCTCGAACAATCGATTTTTGGGCGGGCACTCGCCATCCTTAATGATGCTCCGCTGTTTTCTGTTGCCCCGTTGAAGAAAACCAAGGTCGGTTTACTCGTTACCGGTAACGAAATTTTCAAGGGATTGATCAAAGATCGGTTCGCCGAGGTCCTGGAAGCCAAGGTCGTCAATCTTGGTGGTTCTATTATCGAGACATTGATTCGGCCTGATGACGCCAGTGAAATAGCTGGCGCGGTCCGTGGTTTGGAAAGGCTCGGATGTGATTTGATTATCACCACCGCCGGTCTGTCCGTGGACCCGGATGATGTTACACGACAGGGACTGATTGCTGCCGGATTGACAGACATGGTGCACGGAATGCCGGTTTTGCCTGGTGCCATGACCTTGGTCGGGAGTATCGGCAATGCCCGTGTGCTTGGCGTTCCGGCCTGCGCCCTTTTCCACAAGACAACCAGTCTGGACATATTGTTGCCCAGGCTTATGGCTGATTTGCCCATCGCTCGTGCTGATTTCGCGAAGTTGGGCAACGGAGGAATGTGTATGGAGTGTACCGCCTGCACGTTCCCCAAATGTCCTTTTGGGAGGTAAGCTATGCTGAAATCCGAAATGATCGAATCCGCCAGTGCCGCTACAGGCGTTGGTCCAACTATCGCTCCCACGCTCGGTCCCATCATGCGGATGCATTTGTGGGTCGAAACTAAAGAAGGTGTTTTGTTCGGCCTTGGACGTTTGCAATTGCTTCGTCAGGTCGAACGTTGCGGGTCCCTCAAAGCCGCCGCCGAATCTTTGGGAATGTCCTATCGTGGAGCTTGGGGAAAGATCAAAACCACCGAAGAATTGATCGGTCGAAAACTTATTGAAAGGGCCACGAGCAGACGGGCCGGATACCACCTTACGCAGTTCGGATGTGGTATCGCGAAGGAGTTCGATAAATGGTACCAGGATGTCGAATCTTATGCCCTCTCCAAGGGGCAGGAATGTTTTCCTTTTTCTCTTGAAAAGTATGAGTGAAAAATGTCCTGCGTCTTTTAATATGTTAAATATAACATATTGATTTAATTGAATTTTGTGCTACGGTAATTGCACTTGAACATCCCGTTTGAGAACAACACTGCCGAGCGCAACGGAGCGCGGCAATTATCAAGGAGGCCATAGGTATGAAACTCGACCGCCGAAGCTTTATTAAGCTCGCAGGAACCAGCGCGGCGTGTCTCACCCTCGGGCAGCTCGGAGTGAGTCTCACTCCGGTCAAGGCCTACGCCGGAACGTTAAAAATTTCGGGTGCTAAAGAGGTTGTGACTGTTTGTCCGTTCTGTTCGGTGAGTTGTCACGTTATCGGGCATGTCAAGAATGGCAAGCTCGTCAACGCGGAAGGTGATCCGGATTATCCGATCAATGAAGGCGCACTCTGTGCCAAGGGCGCGGCCATGTTCAGCATGACCACCAGCCATCATCGTCTGCAAAAGCCCCTGTATCGCGCTCCTTATAGCGACAAATGGGAAGAGAAGAGCTGGGACTGGATGCTGGACCGCATTGCGCGCCGCATCAAGGACACTCGTGACAAGGATTTGATTTTAAAGAACAAGAAGGGTGACACCGTCAACCGACTTGAATCCATGTTCCTGCTGGGCACGTCCCATGCGGGTAACGAAGAATGTGCACTTGCCCATCAGGCAATGCGCGGCCTGGGTGTTGTCCACATGGACCACCAGGCAAGGATCTGACACAGCGCAACTGTTGCGGCTCTGGGAGAGTCGTTCGGACGCGGTGCGATGACCAACCACTGGATCGACATCAAGAATGCCGATTCAATCCTTATAATGGGCAGTAATGCTGCCGAACATCATCCGATCTCATTCAAATGGGTGTTACAAGCCAAGGACAAGGGCGCCACTGTTATGCATGTGGACCCGAAATTCTCGCGCACATCTGCCAGATCGGATTTCCATGTTCCCTTGCGGTCCGGTACGGACATCGCTTTCCTCGGGGGCATGATCAAGTACATTGTCGAGAACAAGAAATTCTTCCATGAATACATCACCGAATACACCAACGCGTCATTGATCGTTGGCAAGGATTTCGGTTTTGAGAACGGCTTATTCACCGGTTACGATGAAAAGACCCGTACGTATGACAAGTCCAAATGGGGCTTTGAGATGGATGCTAATGGTGTTCCCAAGCGCGACAAGAGCTTGAAGAATCCCCGTTGCGTATTCCAATTGCTCAAGAAGCATTACTCTCGTTATGACGTCAAGACGGTTTCCGAGACCACC
This genomic window contains:
- a CDS encoding FmdE family protein codes for the protein MHTQMTETTPPALSAGQAFTFDGFVELATWFHNYPAPGLLLGGYMVEEAKRHIPEGVLFDAISETSWCLPDAVQLLTPCTIGNGWLRVRNTGVYAVSLFDKFTGEGVRVRLDPSKLTCFPHTLCWLMKTKPKQDQNSKELRREIRDHGLEMLSVENVLIKPDVVAKRSKGTIVLCPICGDAYPEFHGAICRSCSGDSPYVGDRSLPVATDIETAIPSTPLEESVGKTIAHDMTRIVPGESKGVEFSRGHVVTAGDVCRLQQMGRFNLYVDQEAPTGFIHEDDAARAFAKAMCGDGVVAEGDPREGRVNLLAKRDGMLVVNEPLLTAFNSLGSVMAASRHGYSLVRKGRRAAATRAIPLFLEQSIFGRALAILNDAPLFSVAPLKKTKVGLLVTGNEIFKGLIKDRFAEVLEAKVVNLGGSIIETLIRPDDASEIAGAVRGLERLGCDLIITTAGLSVDPDDVTRQGLIAAGLTDMVHGMPVLPGAMTLVGSIGNARVLGVPACALFHKTTSLDILLPRLMADLPIARADFAKLGNGGMCMECTACTFPKCPFGR
- a CDS encoding winged helix-turn-helix domain-containing protein; translation: MLKSEMIESASAATGVGPTIAPTLGPIMRMHLWVETKEGVLFGLGRLQLLRQVERCGSLKAAAESLGMSYRGAWGKIKTTEELIGRKLIERATSRRAGYHLTQFGCGIAKEFDKWYQDVESYALSKGQECFPFSLEKYE